TTGATACTGCGCAGAAGACGCTGAGTGCCTATCAAACCCGTGCCAACTCGGTTGATCTGACCCTTCAGACGAAGGGCCTGCTGGACCAGGAGGTCGCGGTTGAGACGAGCATTCAGCAGTTACGATTGCAGCAGGCTGAGATGGATCGCAAGTTCACCCGTGATCATCCTGCTTATCAGGCGCTGATGCGCCAGATTGGCGAGCTGGAAGGGCGCAAGAGCGGCTTCCAGGGGCAGGTAAAGCAGCTTCCCGAAGCGCAGCAGGAATTGTTGCGTCTGACCCGGGATCTGCAGGTCAGCAATGAAATGTACACCGCAATGCTCAATCAGGCGCAACAGCTTGACGTTGCCCGCGCTGGCACTGTCGGAAACGTTCGCGTCGTGGATACGGCCGAGGTGGATTCGACAACGCCTGTTCGTCCGCGCAAGACGCTCGTTGTGCTTGTCGGAACGGTCCTGGGTGCATTGCTTTCGATTGCTCTGGTGCTGCTGAAGCAGCTGCTCAATCGCGGCGTGGAAGATCCATCGCAGATTGAGGAGCTGGGTCTTCCCGTGTACGCATCGATCCCGGTGAGTGTGCAGCAGCAGGGTGATTCCGTCCGCGGCAAGTTCCGGGCAGATGGAAAGCTGCATCTGCTGGCGGTGAAGGATCCGGCTGACCTGGCCATTGAGGCGGTGCGCAGCCTGCGTACAAGCCTGCACTTCGCACGGCTGGAGGCCAAGAACAATATCGTGCTGATCTCGGGCGCCAGCCCGAATGCGGGCAAGACGTTTGTATCGTCGAATCTGGCCGCTGTGATCGCTCAGGCCGGCCAGAAGGTTCTGATTGTTGACGCTGATATGCGCAAGGGCACACTTCACAAAGCGCTGGGCGCAACCCAGATGCCGGGCCTGTCGGATCTGCTGGTCGGCAAGGCGGATTGTTCCGACGTCGTGCGCACGCTGCCGGGTCTCGAGAACTTGAGCTTCATCTCTCGTGGTGACGTTCCGCCGAACCCCTCCGAGCTGCTTATGCATGCCAATTTCACGCGGCTTCTCGAGGATCTGGCACCGCAGTACGACCTGATCATCGTTGATACGCCCCCGATTCTTGCCGTTACCGACGCCGCGATCATTGCCCATCACGCCGGCACCTGCTTGATGGTTGCCCGTTTTGGCCTGAATCAGGCAAAGGAACTGGCGCTGGCCAAGCGTCGATTCGAGCAGAACAACGTGCGCATAAAAGGCGCCATCTTCAACGCAGTCCAGCGCCGTGCAACTGGCTACTACAGCTACGGCTACTACGAGTACAAATCGACTGCCGCATAGGGTTCTTCAAGCTGGGGTGCGAGGTACATTGCCCTGTGGAGCAACTGCTGGCACCCGCCCTGTGGGTGATCAGGCTGATACTGGTGTGGTGCGCGTGATGAAAAGTAGTGATTCGCTCCGTCTGTTGCGCGAGCTCCTCCTGCACAGAAACAAGGACTGGCGACAACACAATCCGGATCGCGATGGTTGCGTGCTGGTCACGTTTGTGAATCCCTTGACCGTGCATGTCCTAAATCAAGCGCCGGGGTATGCAGAAGTCCTCGGAAAGTTTGATCTCATCCAGCCAGATGGGGGGCTGCTCGCACGGCACGCAACGCGCGTCCTGGGTTTTCCGGTAGCGCGTCGGTCATTTGATGGAAATTCGTTGGCGCCGGAGGTCTTCGCACATTGCGTAACCAATGGGCTGCGTGTTGGCTTCATAGGTGGTGTGGATGGCGTTGCCTCTGCGGCGTCGGGGCGCATCCAGGATGCATTCGGCATGGACGTGAAGTACACGAGGTCCGGCTTCTTCTCAGCAGCAGCAGAGGTTTCAACGTGCTACGACGAGATCATCTCCAACGGGGTTGATGTCGTGGTCTGCGGAATGGGGGCGCCATATCAGGATCGTTTTCTTGTTGGTCTGAAGGAAGCTGGCTGGCGGGGCTTGGGCTTTACCTGCGGCGGCTATCTTGATCAGGTTGTGGATTCCGGCATCGAGTACTACCCGGCGCTGGTCAACAGGCTGAACCTTCGCGCGCCCTACCGGCTGATCCGTGAGCCTCGACGGCTGTGGCGACGATACCTCCTGGAGTACCTGCCCTTCATGTGGGCGGATCTGGCCGGTCGCCTGTCCAGAACACAACGATAGGCATGCATAGAAGAATGAAGTTGAAGCGATTGATTCCCGTCGCAGCTCAAGCGGAGTGCGGGGAACAATGAGGGTTTCGAGTGCGGGCTCGGGCGTGAGCAGGTCAGCGCTTGCCTCGAGGATGTCGTCCTGGTCACTGATTGCACTTGCAATCGCTGGTCTGATGAGTCCGTTCTCCTACAACATGCTGCCCGCGGGCGGCATGCTTGAGATCGTGTTCTTCCTCACGGCTCTCGTGGTGGCTCGTCTGCCGCGAAAGAACATGATCTGGCTCTTCCTGCTGGCAGGTCTATACGTGGTGGTCTCGTTCGCTCTCATGCGGGTGTCGCGCCCAGCGAACGTACTGGACTTCATCCAGGCCTACAAGGCATTCATCTACATCGTTCCGCTCTGCATGTTCGTCCGGTCCGGGGTCTTCTCTCCGGCGGCGTCTGCACGCCTGCTGAAGCTCCTGATCGTTCTGTTCCTGATCAAGTACGGCTACTCGCTTGCATTGGATTTCAACGCCCGGATGGGGAGCCGGCCAGGCATCTATGTTGAGAACAATTACGAACTGATATTCCTGATCCTGGTCTTCTATGTGCTTCGCAACGCACTCGGTCCGCGTCGAATGCTCTGGCTCGCATTGCTGTCCGTGCTGGTTGCAATATCCGGATCGCGGAGCTCGGTGCTGGCGCTGGTCGTGATGTTCTTCGGCATCTACATGACGCGGCTCAGCCTGAAAACCTTCTTCTATGCATTGGGGTTCATTGTCCTTCTCGCCGGAGCGGCCCTGGTCTTTGTCGAAAGGTCTGCGGGTGGCGGCGTCGAAGATATCGACAGGTACAGGTTCCTGATGGTTTTCCTATCCGAGACCAGCTCCTGGTCAATCTGGAACTATGCATTCGGGACGATGCCGCTGACGCCTCTCTCGACCCATGCCTGCAATGCACTCTCCTACTATGAAACGCTGTTCAGCTTCTCCGGTGACGGCAGCTGCTACTCGGTGATTCTGCATTCGTACCTGCTTCGAGCGCTCTTTGATCATGGCGTGCTTGGTCTGCTCTTCCTGCTCTTCTTCATTGGCAGGTCGCTTCGTGTGAGCGGGTACAGCAAAGTCGATGTCCTGGTTGTGCTGGGAGTAATTCTGAGTTCTGCCGTTTCAGTATCGGCAATGAACAGCATCTTCGTAAGCCTTGGGCTGATGCTTGCGTTGGGGATGCGTAGAGAATCCGCGCCCTTGTCTCCTGCAGCGAATGGGCATTGATGATGGTTCTCTGCGTTG
This genomic interval from Stenotrophomonas sp. 57 contains the following:
- a CDS encoding polysaccharide biosynthesis tyrosine autokinase: MTTEARTSAPEDSDEIDLRQLLGTLIDYKWWIVGITGLFFVVSVAYALLVTPVYRADAIIQVEPKTPSLPGLADISQSLGMSTGAVEASTEIALIKSRAVVGHAVEQLRMHIQVVPERFPVLGGYMARRAEAVDPDVLAAPLLGMSRFGWGGEALEIFQLDVPRHLLSRELTLVAGEHGTYQLLDGHGDLLVSGVVGKPASGRGVTLQVAKLRANPGMRFEVVRERLLTVVGDLQKEIGASESGKESGILALTYENTNADLAKNFLQRVAEAYVRQNVDRNSAEASAQLAFVKEALPNIRNQVDTAQKTLSAYQTRANSVDLTLQTKGLLDQEVAVETSIQQLRLQQAEMDRKFTRDHPAYQALMRQIGELEGRKSGFQGQVKQLPEAQQELLRLTRDLQVSNEMYTAMLNQAQQLDVARAGTVGNVRVVDTAEVDSTTPVRPRKTLVVLVGTVLGALLSIALVLLKQLLNRGVEDPSQIEELGLPVYASIPVSVQQQGDSVRGKFRADGKLHLLAVKDPADLAIEAVRSLRTSLHFARLEAKNNIVLISGASPNAGKTFVSSNLAAVIAQAGQKVLIVDADMRKGTLHKALGATQMPGLSDLLVGKADCSDVVRTLPGLENLSFISRGDVPPNPSELLMHANFTRLLEDLAPQYDLIIVDTPPILAVTDAAIIAHHAGTCLMVARFGLNQAKELALAKRRFEQNNVRIKGAIFNAVQRRATGYYSYGYYEYKSTAA
- a CDS encoding WecB/TagA/CpsF family glycosyltransferase, which gives rise to MKSSDSLRLLRELLLHRNKDWRQHNPDRDGCVLVTFVNPLTVHVLNQAPGYAEVLGKFDLIQPDGGLLARHATRVLGFPVARRSFDGNSLAPEVFAHCVTNGLRVGFIGGVDGVASAASGRIQDAFGMDVKYTRSGFFSAAAEVSTCYDEIISNGVDVVVCGMGAPYQDRFLVGLKEAGWRGLGFTCGGYLDQVVDSGIEYYPALVNRLNLRAPYRLIREPRRLWRRYLLEYLPFMWADLAGRLSRTQR